CCTGTGGTGGAGAGACAAGCCGCACCCGCGTCGATGGCGTCCGATCCGCAAGGCGGAGACCCGGATCCCGGCGGTCCGCTCGATGATCTTGTATCCGACCAACGCGCTCGTCGAGGACCAGGTAACCAGGCTCCGCCGGGCGGCCCGCCGGATCGGCACGGCGATACCGGGTCAGCCGATCTGGTTTGGCCGCTACACCGGCGTCACCCTCGGAACCTCCCGGCGCCCTGCAGATGGACGCGGCCACGGCTTCGCTGAACTGGTGGCGAACCTCGAGGAGCAGACATCCGAATTCGGGCGCTTGGTCGAGGCGAACGTAGGCGAGGGTGACCTCGCGCAGTTCCCGGACCCGAGGGCGCACGAGCTGCTGGTCCGCTGGGACATGGTGGAGACGCCGCCGGACATCCTGGTCACCAACTACTCGATGCTGAACGCGATGCTGATGCGGGCGTTCGAGAACCCGCTGTTCAGCCAGACCCGGGCGTGGCTGGATGCATCGCCCGACCACGTCTTCACTCTCGTCGTCGACGAGCTCCACCTCTACCGCGGGACCCAGGGTAGCGAGGTGGCGATGGTTGTACGCAACCTGCTCAGCCGGCTGGGGCTGTCCCCGGATTCACCGCAGCTGCGGTGCATTGCCACCAGCGCCTCGCTGTCCGCTGGAAGTGGGGGACTGAACTACCTCGAGCAGTTCTTCGGCCTGGACAGCTCGTCCTTCCATGTCACGGCTGGGGTTCCGCGGGCGCTTCCGCAGCTCTCGGGACTCGATCGGGACGCTCTACTCGCCGGGGCCACCCCCTCTGCGGGCGTCGTCTCGCAGCAGATCGCCGCGGCCTGCGTGGACCCCGAATCGGGCCGCGCCAGAGCCACCGAGTCCTCGCTGATTGCGGAGCGTCTGTTCGGGGCACCCGACGACGAACTGAAGGGGCTGGCCGCCGCGCTCACCACGCTAGCGGACGCCTCGGACCTCGCCGGCACCATCCCTTTGAGGGCGCACCAGTTCGTCCGCACTATGCGCGGGATGTGGGCATGCTGCAACCCGCAGTGCTCGGGGGTCCCGGAAGCGGCCCGGGAGGGCCGCGGGGTCGGCATGCTCTACGGGATCCCGACCCTGAGCTGTACGGACTGCGGCTCCCGGGTCCTCGAGCTGCTCTACTGCTTCTCCTGCGGGGACGCCAGTCTCGGCGGCCACGTCGTGGATCGCACGTCGGTGGACAATGGCGAGCCGGACGGCGCAGCCATCGCCTCGGCGAACGTTGGCGAGGTCGCCTCGGACGTCGCCCCTCTATTCAAGCGCTCCCACGAAGACTTTGTCTGGTTCTGGCCGGGACAGAAGCCCGTCCAGGCCGACCTCAAGTGGGACAAGGTGATACCAGGCAGCAAGAAGGTAGCGTCGTTTGCCTTCGCACCCGCGAGCTTGGACCATGGCACCGGGCTAGTCACAGACGCTGGGAACACCCTCGACGGCTGGATCATGAAGGTCGTCGCCGACCTCGGTGAGCGGCAGCGGATCCCGGCGGTCCCGGACCGGTGCCCGCGGTGCGACTCGCGCGGGTTCAACCCGGGGGAGAAGTTCTTCGCTGGGACGGTGCGCAGCCCGATCCGCGCGCACACCTCAGGCGCTGCCCAGTCCACGCAGCTGTACTTATCGCAGCTTGTACGGAGCCTCGGCGACAACGCCAAGGACTCGCGAACGATCGTCTTCACCGACAGCCGGGACGACGCCGCCCGCACAGCCGCGGGGATCGGACTGAACCACTACCGCGACGTGATTCGGCAGATGACCCAGCAAGTGCTCACGGCCGAACGTCCCTCCCTGCGCGGGATCGTCGACCGCGGGGTCGCGCTAGAGACGCTGACACCCGCCGAGCAGGGGGTGTTCACCTCGTTCAAGGAGGCCCACCCGGAGGCCCTTGAACTGCTCAAGAAGCAGGCCTACGTTCCGCTCAACGACACCGAGAAGCTCACGGTCGAAGCATCGTTCGTCGCCGACGACGAGGTCCGGGTCGGCTGGCCAGAACTGCGGTACGGGATCTGTGACCGGCTGGTCCGACTTGGGATCCCGCCCGGTGGCACCGGACCTTCGGCGGCTGTCAACCAGGACGGGAGCCCGTGGTGGAAGGCGTTCGCGCCGCCCGAGCCTGACCTGTGGGTGCCGCTGCCGCTGAACGGCCCACGGGAGACGCAGGCTGCGATGCAGACTGAGAAGTTGGTGCAAGCGCTTGCCGGCGGACTCTTCGGGCGGGCAGGGCGGGACCTGGAGTCGGTGGGCATCGCCTACTTCGCGGCGCCAGCGGCATCGTCTGGAGTCGTCCACGATCCCATCGTTAGGGGTCAGGTCCTGGCGGTCGTGATCCGGATCCTCGGGATCCGCAACCGGTGGGCGGGCACCGATGCCAAGCCGTCCACCAACGTGCCGCGCAGCGTGGCCGGCTACCTCAAGAGGGTTGCCGAGGTACACGGCCGGGACTACGACGTCCTCGCCGACGACGTCAAAGGGCTGCTGAAGTCGGCCGGAGTCGCCACCGACTGGCTCCTCGACCTCGCCTCGCTGTCGTCGCCTCTGGCACTGGTCCCGCTCGGGGGCCAGCGCTGGCAGTGCGACTTCTGTGGGTTCCTGCACGGACACGCGGCGGCCGGTGTCTGCGCCAATGTCGGCTGCAACCGGCCGGCGCTCGTCGAGCTGGATGCCGGCGCCGTTGACGATGAAGGCGATTACTACGGCTGGCTCTCCCGGCAGCTTCCGCGTCGCCTCGCCGCGGCAGAGCTGACCGGCCAGACCAAGCCCTTGAGCGAACAGCGCCGGCGAGCTCGGGTGTTCAAGGAAGTGCTGCTGCCAGCGCCCGCCGAGAACGCGCTAACTGTGCCCTTGGACGTGCTCAGTGTGACCACGACGATGGAAGTCGGGGTCGACATCGGCTCGCTCCGGTCCACGGTCATGGCCAACATGCCTCCGCAACGGTTCAACTACCAACAGCGGGTCGGTCGGGCCGGCCGGTCGGGCCAGATCTTCTCGTATGCGGTCACGGTGTGCCGGGACCGATCGCACGACGACGACTACTTCCGCTCGCCTCGTAGAATGACGGGTGACGACCCCCCGCAGCCCTTCCTCGACCTCAAACGGGTCCGGATCGTCCGCCGGGTGGTAGCTGCCGAGGTGCTGCGACTGGCATTCCGAGCAGTCAGCGATCCTCCTGAGTGGACCGTCGACAGCATCCACGGAGTCTTCGGGTCGACCTCAAGCTGGCCTGAGCGACGTGCGGAGATCGCCGCCGCGCTTTCCTCGCCCCCTCTGGGGGATGTGGTCGACCGGTTCTGCGCGTTCACCGGACTCGATCCGATTGCAGTCACAGCGATCCGGGAATGGTTGGCCACCGGCGGCCTGGTAGCCGACGTCGATTCTGCGGTGGCCCGTGACTCCGGCCTGACAGACGAGCTCAGCGAGTTGCTGGCGACGTACGGCGTGTTGCCGATGTTCGGCTTCCCAACCCGAGTGCGCCAGCTGGTCCGGAAGCGGCCGTCCAAACTGGAGGACCTCGACCGCGTGACGGTCTCGGATCGGCCACTGAGCCAAGCAGTGTCGATGTTTGCGCCGGGTGCGAAGATCGTTCGGGACGGCGCTGTGCACACTGTCGCGGGCTTCGCGGACTGGGCGCCGGACTTCAAGGGCATGAAACCGGTCGACCCACTCGGCCCGGAGATCCTGGTCGGGCTGTGCGACCAGTGTGG
This Nocardioides dokdonensis FR1436 DNA region includes the following protein-coding sequences:
- a CDS encoding DEAD/DEAH box helicase, giving the protein MTTPMKTTPLMLRDDLAAAYLRYIDTQYWLRNSGLSDERRALLRADGNLRSECLLEPVLPYDATVDLLATTAAAGISAESAEIVGRALFGDFTDPGQPVKLRAHQAEAVTSHFRSGSQAGRNVVVTSGTGSGKTESFLLPMLLRLVEEARTWSLQPPPDLWWRDKPHPRRWRPIRKAETRIPAVRSMILYPTNALVEDQVTRLRRAARRIGTAIPGQPIWFGRYTGVTLGTSRRPADGRGHGFAELVANLEEQTSEFGRLVEANVGEGDLAQFPDPRAHELLVRWDMVETPPDILVTNYSMLNAMLMRAFENPLFSQTRAWLDASPDHVFTLVVDELHLYRGTQGSEVAMVVRNLLSRLGLSPDSPQLRCIATSASLSAGSGGLNYLEQFFGLDSSSFHVTAGVPRALPQLSGLDRDALLAGATPSAGVVSQQIAAACVDPESGRARATESSLIAERLFGAPDDELKGLAAALTTLADASDLAGTIPLRAHQFVRTMRGMWACCNPQCSGVPEAAREGRGVGMLYGIPTLSCTDCGSRVLELLYCFSCGDASLGGHVVDRTSVDNGEPDGAAIASANVGEVASDVAPLFKRSHEDFVWFWPGQKPVQADLKWDKVIPGSKKVASFAFAPASLDHGTGLVTDAGNTLDGWIMKVVADLGERQRIPAVPDRCPRCDSRGFNPGEKFFAGTVRSPIRAHTSGAAQSTQLYLSQLVRSLGDNAKDSRTIVFTDSRDDAARTAAGIGLNHYRDVIRQMTQQVLTAERPSLRGIVDRGVALETLTPAEQGVFTSFKEAHPEALELLKKQAYVPLNDTEKLTVEASFVADDEVRVGWPELRYGICDRLVRLGIPPGGTGPSAAVNQDGSPWWKAFAPPEPDLWVPLPLNGPRETQAAMQTEKLVQALAGGLFGRAGRDLESVGIAYFAAPAASSGVVHDPIVRGQVLAVVIRILGIRNRWAGTDAKPSTNVPRSVAGYLKRVAEVHGRDYDVLADDVKGLLKSAGVATDWLLDLASLSSPLALVPLGGQRWQCDFCGFLHGHAAAGVCANVGCNRPALVELDAGAVDDEGDYYGWLSRQLPRRLAAAELTGQTKPLSEQRRRARVFKEVLLPAPAENALTVPLDVLSVTTTMEVGVDIGSLRSTVMANMPPQRFNYQQRVGRAGRSGQIFSYAVTVCRDRSHDDDYFRSPRRMTGDDPPQPFLDLKRVRIVRRVVAAEVLRLAFRAVSDPPEWTVDSIHGVFGSTSSWPERRAEIAAALSSPPLGDVVDRFCAFTGLDPIAVTAIREWLATGGLVADVDSAVARDSGLTDELSELLATYGVLPMFGFPTRVRQLVRKRPSKLEDLDRVTVSDRPLSQAVSMFAPGAKIVRDGAVHTVAGFADWAPDFKGMKPVDPLGPEILVGLCDQCGACIVDAVEPVCGICLAGLRIVPMHQPRGFRTTYQEVDYDGDEDESANAGSPTISVDGDPDLDVIVRGARLSTYVQARLVQVNDNNGRLFDIGQDFGSWLATDPELFADIKTWPPKNVVGSKQIAIGELRTTDVLTIGLDSAHAPGGLLPYSPTMMPSGLAAYRSLAEVLRRAAKRQLDIDPQELVFGLHPQGDGSMQVFLADALDNGAGYAAEIGADHNFERLLAETRLSLRDLWAEKAHADCNSSCLDCLRSYDNSRLHGLLDWRLALDMLDLLADEPLALARWMELGRRAAEGIAVTGLISLQAGTTSDGISYLHNTSTGRSVLVGHPLWWRSEDRAVEEQIVALDELAGMSSSVAQSDVFEALRRPIALIRRLA